A single Dermacentor albipictus isolate Rhodes 1998 colony chromosome 3, USDA_Dalb.pri_finalv2, whole genome shotgun sequence DNA region contains:
- the LOC135908467 gene encoding serine/arginine repetitive matrix protein 2-like, whose protein sequence is MADNPNERSVSNEGPSPGPLQRHGAATADNPNEATPTEQRGADRARQHRKRPRPWSRPFGPSSGVSPSSSMRDTTDELTTPREQVSPRPGTLDSRSIAHTSLGPASHSGNARRPPSSRFTTDWRDSTGTVPSVTAHDASALDDTHGEGGRRSYQTADDSSGRPPRRSPQMDPSHARRSPSRQRPQRTAARDLVPGTVTDRTRGGVPLPSSHFTTDWRDSTGTVPSVPAHDASALDDTRDEGGRRSYQTADDSSGRPSRRSPQMDPSHARRSPSRQRPQRTAARDLVPGTVTDRTRAGVPLPSSHFTTDWRDSTGTAPSTHAHDASALDDTHGEGGRRSYQTAGDSSGRPSQRSSQMDPSHARRSPSRQRPQRTAAHDLVPGTVTDRTRAGVPLPSSHFTTDWRDSTGAVPSTHAHDASALDDTHGEGGRRSYQTPVDSSGRPSRRSSQIDPSHARRSPSRQRPQRTAAHDLVPGTVTDQTVTGGPMGQSTDGIPKGEDAHYAPDLQQWRWPSRASAHSGSPRQTSATRADFPREDQQTTPDADVWAQSKRSSIDGPSPKNSPDRRVTIHPSAKMELAKNKQLDGVFQLTSAEAEPIAGPQLMGPVPHQVSRWPSVRSADQEAAARRRSIAEQLLMSSPPGLVSPIDHGPLERAAGIASGRRQSMMVQAAIHDLPKFSEADAKQKRRASMEYRARAQQKREHGPQTRVPSVSPGRYAEQELERRRLEKLQSRLRGCRRHKKRLVFAAMGVLLLLVVIYLVLRALTSPEDGVCSSDDCLDHAHQLLQSLDTTADPCTRFHAYVCGANRSRPDAQVAEALPYAKLVVSSVVSAATTSAPPAADGRYPATSKALTALSTCLGAPATKTAEDFVRFMEARGIRWPSVDSGAQVGIIGVFDVLLDLIVNWRVVLWFDAKLVYLTEDRLPVVAFEEPGALPLLRMRQVSFLDDVAYGHAMGSVSLFLTNGTTELKKSAIQELHKDEGAIRDAVLSTRTDEHDILLPLHKAHQLYVHNASLSEWRAVIAKHVKSTPLVSIETKILIMKQYSFSRLSNLLETISPARLLNVIGWMFAYVYVWMLNADFLSLGGRTAENAGAGTHCFLAVHESFGIVQASTIFHALFDTEARKEYISTLFNSISKALLGQLQASESITNLTKKEAALKIGSHMRVQLFPALPFMIAEQLDVLYSIFPDNYGKGATFFEMWLKSKQALQLALYSPFHDNLLTARYRWQSGSAIYLYSVNLVWLAVSALLPPSYLTRGSPIMTYSGLGYQFARQLVRVADERGRKLDYTGSEIRWWEQQGKCALDRAATAREMKEVADLFALDVALAALKSSAASSHEGGLSTLGIKQLEMFSPLQTFYISYCSHFCDHPVEGPVMCNLAANASDFAEAFGCHRQSPPTCLFA, encoded by the exons ATGGCGGACAATCCCAACGAGAGGAGCGTTTCGAACGAAGGACCGTCTCCGGGCCCACTGCAGCGACATGGCGCCGCAACGGCGGACAATCCGAACGAGGCGACTCCGACCGAGCAGCGCGGCGCCGACAGAGCGAGGCAGCACCGGAAGAGGCCTAGGCCATGGTCCCGTCCTTTCG GTCCATCGTCAGGAGTTAGTCCGTCCTCCTCGATGCGCGACACAACGGACGAGTTGACCACGCCCAGGGAACAGGTGTCGCCTCGCCCAGGGACGCTCGACTCGCGCAGCATCGCTCACACTTCGCTCGGGCCCGCGTCGCACAGCGGAAACGCACGGAGGCCACCGTCGTCTCGCTTTACCACGGACTGGCGAGATAGCACGGGAACCGTGCCTTCCGTCACCGCCCATGACGCCTCAGCCCTCGACGACACTCACGGCGAAGGTGGCCGTCGATCTTACCAAACGGCTGACGACAGTTCAGGGCGCCCCCCGCGGAGATCACCACAAATGGATCCGTCGCACGCGCGCAGGTCGCCCTCGCGACAGCGTCCTCAGCGTACCGCTGCGCGCGACCTCGTGCCGGGAACAGTGACTGACCGGACCAGAGGCGGTGTCCCATTGCCGTCGTCTCACTTTACCACGGACTGGCGAGACAGCACGGGAACCGTGCCTTCCGTCCCCGCCCATGACGCCTCAGCCCTCGACGACACTCGCGACGAAGGTGGCCGTCGATCTTACCAAACGGCTGACGACAGTTCAGGGCGCCCTTCGCGGAGATCACCACAAATGGATCCGTCGCACGCGCGCAGGTCGCCCTCGCGACAGCGTCCTCAGCGTACCGCTGCGCGCGACCTCGTGCCGGGAACAGTGACTGACCGGACCAGAGCCGGTGTGCCATTGCCGTCGTCTCACTTTACCACGGACTGGCGAGATAGCACGGGAACCGCGCCTTCCACGCACGCCCATGACGCCTCAGCCCTCGACGACACTCACGGCGAAGGTGGCCGTCGATCTTATCAAACGGCTGGCGACAGTTCAGGGCGCCCTTCGCAGAGATCATCACAAATGGATCCGTCGCACGCGCGCAGGTCGCCCTCGCGACAGCGTCCTCAGCGTACCGCTGCGCACGACCTCGTGCCGGGAACAGTGACTGACCGGACCAGAGCCGGTGTGCCATTGCCGTCGTCTCACTTTACCACGGACTGGCGAGATAGCACGGGAGCCGTGCCTTCCACGCACGCCCATGACGCCTCAGCCCTTGACGACACTCACGGCGAAGGTGGCCGTCGATCTTACCAAACGCCTGTCGACAGTTCAGGGCGCCCTTCGCGGAGATCATCACAAATTGACCCGTCGCACGCGCGCAGGTCGCCCTCGCGACAGCGTCCTCAGCGTACCGCTGCGCACGACCTCGTGCCGGGAACAGTGACTGACCAGACAGTAACCGGCGGGCCAATGGGACAGTCAACTGATGGCATCCCGAAGGGCGAAGACGCTCATTATGCGCCAGACTTGCAGCAATGGCGGTGGCCAAGCCGGGCGAGCGCCCACAGCGGCAGCCCTCGCCAGACCTCCGCGACGCGCGCCGACTTTCCTCGAGAAGACCAACAAACAACACCTGACGCCGACGTCTGGGCCCAAAGCAAGCGCAGCTCGATAGACGGCCCGTCACCGAAGAACTCGCCGGACCGCCGGGTAACCATACACCCTTCCGCCAAGATGGAACTCGCTAAAAACAAACAACTCGACGGCGTCTTccagctgacctctgccgaagcCGAACCAATCGCTGGACCCCAACTTATGGGGCCAGTACCGCATCAGGTCAGCCGATGGCCCAGCGTCAGAAGCGCGGACCAGGAGGCCGCCGCCCGGCGACGCTCCATCGCCGAGCAGCTGCTCATGAGCTCTCCGCCCGGCCTGGTCAGCCCGATCGACCACGGACCCCTGGAGCGGGCGGCGGGCATTGCCTCCGGTCGGCGCCAGTCGATGATGGTGCAAGCGGCCATCCATGATCTGCCCAAGTTTTCCGAGGCGGACGCTAAGCAGAAGCGGCGTGCCTCGATGGAATATCGGGCCCGGGCGCAGCAGAAAAGGGAACACGGCCCCCAGACCCGCGTCCCTAGCGTCAGTCCTGGCCGT TACGCAGAACAAGAGCTGGAACGGCGTCGCCTTGAAAAGCTCCAGTCTCGCCTGCGCGGTTGCCGTCGCCACAAAAAGCGCCTGGTCTTCGCGGCCATGGGCGTTCTCTTGCTTCTCGTCGTTATCTACTTGGTGCTAAGAGCGCTAACCTCGCCCGAAGACGGTGTCTGCTCCAGTGACGACTGCCTCGACCACGCCCATCAGCTTCTTCAGTCCCTTGACACGACGGCGGACCCGTGCACCCGTTTCCACGCCTACGTGTGCGGAGCCAACAGGTCCCGACCGGATGCCCAGGTCGCCGAAGCGCTTCCGTACGCCAAGCTCGTCGTCTCAAGCGTCGTCAGCGCGGCCACCACATCGGCGCCTCCTGCAGCAGATGGGCGTTACCCTGCGACTTCCAAGGCCCTGACCGCCTTGTCGACCTGTCTCGGCGCACCAGCCACGAAGACAGCCGAGGACTTCGTTAGGTTCATGGAGGCACGCGGGATACGGTGGCCATCGGTGGATTCGGGTGCGCAGGTGGGAATAATCGGAGTTTTCGACGTCCTCCTGGACTTAATCGTGAACTGGAGGGTTGTTCTGTGGTTCGATGCGAAGCTCGTCTACCTGACCGAAGACCGCCTTCCGGTCGTCGCCTTCGAAGAGCCAGGCGCCTTGCCGCTGCTGCGCATGCGGCAGGTGTCGTTCCTGGACGACGTCGCGTACGGCCACGCCATGGGGAGCGTGTCGCTTTTCCTAACCAACGGAACGACCGAGCTGAAGAAGTCCGCCATCCAAGAGCTGCACAAGGACGAAGGAGCCATCAGGGACGCTGTTCTGTCGACGCGCACAGATGAGCATGACATCCTGCTGCCACTGCACAAGGCTCATCAGCTTTATGTCCACAACGCCTCCTTGAGCGAATGGCGCGCTGTCATCGCGAAGCATGTGAAATCAACTCCCCTCGTTTCTATAGAAACGAAAATCCTAATAATGAAACAGTACTCATTCAGTCGGCTTTCGAATCTACTCGAAACTATCTCACCCGCACGGCTTCTGAACGTGATCGGCTGGATGTTCGCTTACGTCTACGTGTGGATGTTGAACGCCGACTTCTTGTCCTTGGGCGGTCGGACGGCTGAGAACGCGGGTGCTGGCACGCATTGCTTTCTCGCCGTCCACGAGTCGTTCGGCATTGTCCAGGCGTCGACGATCTTCCACGCACTGTTCGATACCGAAGCCCGGAAGGAGTACATTTCGACGCTCTTCAACTCCATTTCGAAAGCACTCCTCGGCCAGCTCCAAGCTTCGGAATCCATCACCAACCTGACGAAGAAGGAAGCGGCCCTGAAGATAGGCAGCCACATGCGCGTCCAGTTGTTCCCGGCGCTGCCGTTCATGATCGCCGAACAGTTGGACGTTCTCTACAGCATCTTTCCCGACAACTACGGCAAAGGCGCGACGTTCTTCGAGATGTGGCTCAAGTCTAAGCAGGCCCTGCAGCTGGCGCTGTACAGCCCTTTCCACGACAACCTGCTGACCGCCCGTTACCGGTGGCAGTCAGGAAGCGCCATCTACCTCTACTCGGTGAATCTCGTCTGGCTTGCCGTTTCGGCGCTCCTCCCGCCGTCGTACCTGACCCGGGGCTCGCCGATAATGACCTATAGCGGTTTGGGATACCAGTTCGCCCGGCAGCTGGTCAGGGTCGCCGACGAGCGGGGCCGGAAGTTGGATTACACGGGCTCTGAGATACGCTGGTGGGAGCAACAGGGAAAGTGCGCACTAGACAGGGCTGCGACGGCGCGGGAAATGAAAGAGGTCGCCGATCTCTTCGCTCTGGACGTCGCGCTGGCCGCGCTCAAGAGCAGCGCCGCATCCAGCCACGAAGGCGGCCTGTCCACGCTCGGGATCAAGCAGCTGGAGATGTTCTCGCCGTTGCAGACGTTCTACATTAGCTACTGCAGCCACTTCTGCGACCATCCTGTGGAAGGGCCGGTCATGTGCAATTTGGCCGCCAACGCTTCCGACTTCGCAGAGGCCTTCGGCTGCCACCGCCAGTCGCCACCGACGTGTCTGTTCGCGTAG